The Corynebacterium sphenisci DSM 44792 genome includes the window CAGCGCCTCCAGGGTCGGCGAGGGCGGCATCACGTCCTCGTGCACCTCGGCGCCGGAGTCCGGCAGCAGCTCGCCGAGCACCGCGCGCACCCGCTCCGCGGCGGCGGCGCGCTGGGCGGCGTCGGCGTAGATGAAGATCCGCACCACCGAGGGCAGGGTGGCGTCGTCGGAGAGGGTGCCGGGGGAGGCGAATTCGACCGTCATGGTTCGACATCGTACCGGCAGCGCGAAACGGCGGGCCCGGATGTCCGGGCCCGCCGCGGGCGGTGGCCAGAAGCGGGATCGAACCGCTGACCTTCCACTTTTCAGGCGGACGCTCTACCAACTGAGCTATCTGGCCGGAAACCCCCGGGATACCGGGGGCGTCCTGCGACCCTGACGGGACTTGAACCCGCGACCTCCGCCGTGACAGGGCGGCGCGCTAACCAACTGCGCCACAGGGCCTCATACCGCGCCCCGGGCTCGCCCGGGGCACAAGCGGTTACTCTACACAGCCGCCCGCAATCGGCAAAATCCCCAGGTGGCGGGGGTTATCGGGCCGGAGGGGAGGAAAACGGGGCGCGGGGCGCCGGCCCTTCGGCCGACGCCCCGCGCCCCTCTTTGGCGACCCTGACGGGACTTGAACCCGCGACCTCCGCCGTGACAGGGCGGCGCGCTAACCAACTGCGCCACAGGGCCATGTTCGATTGTGCGGGACGGGACCGCCCCGCCGCGGCCGGGTGGTACTCCCTACGGGATTCGAACCCGCGCCGCCGCCTTGAAAGGGCGGTGTCCTAGGCCGCTAGACGAAGGGAGCTCGCCCGCATGCCGCCCCCGCGCGGGGGCGACGACGAAGAGCTTAGAGCACACCGCCGGAGGCGGCAAAAACGCCCCCGGCCCGGCGCGGACGACGGCGGCCGGGACCGGCCGGGGCACCCGCCCCGGCCCGGCCCCGGCCGCCGCCTGCGGTGGGCCCCGTGGGGCTCGAACCCACGACCTACGGATTAAAAGTCCGCGGCTCTACCAACTGAGCTAGAGGCCCGCGGGACAGTGTAGCGGCCCGCGCGCGCGAGGCGGATACCCCCGCGGGCATCGGGAACCTTCCGCGGCGCCCAGCCGACTAATTGACGAATCACCTAAATTCCCGGAGGCCCCTGTGGACATCGTCGACATCTCGCGGTGGCAATTCGGCATCACCACCGTCTACCACTTCATCTTCGTGCCGCTGACCATCGGACTCGCCCCGATGGTCGCGCTCATGCAGACCATCTGGGCGGTGACCCGCGATGAGCGCTGGGATCGGCTCGCCCGCTTCTTCGGCACCATCCTGCTGGTCAACTTCGCGATGGGCGTGGCCACCGGCATCGTCCAGGAGTTCCAGTTCGGCATGAACTGGTCGGAGTACTCCCGGATGGTCGGCGACGTCTTCGGCGGCCCGCTGGCCCTGGAGGGCCTGGTCGCCTTCTTCATGGAGTCGGTGTTCCTCGGCCTGTGGATCTTCGGCCGCGGCCGGATCCCGGTGTGGGCGCACACCGCGGCGATCTGGCTGGTGGCCATCGGGGTGAACGTCTCCGCCTACTTCATCATCGTCGCCAACTCCTTCATGCAGCACCCGGTGGGCGCGGTGTACAACCCGGACACCGGCCGGGCGGAGCTGGTGGACATCGTGGCGCTGCTCACCAACCCCACCGCCCTGGCCGCCTTCCCGCATGCGGTGGCCGGCTCCTTCCTCACCGCCGGCACCTTCGTGCTCGGCATCGCCGGCTGGTGGATGATGCGCGACCGGGACCGCGCCGAACGGCACCGCCCGGCGCTCACCATGGGCCTGTGGACCACCGTGGTGTCCTCCGTGGCGGTGTTCCTCACCGGCGACATCCAGGCGAAGCTGATGTTCGTGCAGCAGCCGATGAAGATGGCCTCCGCGGAATCGCTGTGCCGCACCGAGACCGACCCGTGGTTCTCGGTGCTCACCATCGGCACCCACAACAACTGCGACTCGGTGCGCCACCTCATCGAGCTGCCCTGGGTGCTGCCCTTCCTCGCCGAGGGCCGCTTCTCCGGGGTGACCCTGCAGGGGGTGCAGGATCTGCAGGCCCAGGCGGTGGCCAGGTTCGGCCCCGGCAACTACACCCCGAACCTCTTCGTCACCTACTGGTCCTTCCGCGCCATGATCGGGCTGATGGCCGGCTCCCTGGCGCTGGCCGCGATCTCCTGGTGGCTCACCCGCGGCGGCCGGCTGCCCGCCGGCCGGGCCGGGCGGCTGCTCTCCCTGGCCTCCCTGGCGGCGCTGCCCTTCCCCTTCCTCGCCAACTCGGCGGGCTGGATCTTCACCGAGATGGGCCGCCAGCCCTGGGTGGTGCACCCCAACCCGGAATCCGCCGGGGATCCGCGCACCGAGCTCATCCGGATGACCGTGGACATGGGGGTCACCGACCACGCCCCGCTCAACGTGATCATCTCCCTGGTCGGGTTCACCCTGGTCTACGCCGCCCTGGCGGTGGTGTGGTTCCGGCTGCTGCGCCGGGTGGTGCGCGCCGGGCTGCCGGAGGGCCCCGCCGGAGCGCCGCCGGCGGCCGGCGGCGACGGGCCCGACCCCGGCGAGGGGGCGGATCCGCAGGCGCCCCGACCCGTCCGTTTCACCGCCGCGGGCGGCCCCGCGGGCAAGGAGTCCTGACATGTCCGGCATCGATCTGCCCCTGCTCTGGTTCATCATCATCGCCTTCCTCTTCGCCGGGTACTTCCTGCTGGAGGGCTTCGATTTCGGCGTCGGCATCCTGCTGCCGGTGCTCGGCCGGGACGAGGCCCGGCGGGCGGCGCTGCTGCGCACCATCGGCCCGGTGTGGGACGGCAACGAGGTGTGGCTGATCACCGCCGGCGGGGCGCTGTTCGCCGCCTTCCCGGAGTGGTACGCCTCCATGTTCAGCGGGTTCTACCTGCCCCTGTTCCTCATCCTGCTGGCGCTCATCGTGCGCATCGTGGGCCTGGAGTGGCGGGCCAAGGTCGACGGGGATCGCTGGCGGGCCTGGTGCGACGCCGGGATCATCATCGGCTCCTGGGCCCCGCCGGTGCTGTGGGGGGTGGCGGTGGCCAACCTGGTCGCCGGGGTGCCCGCGGACGCGCACCTGGTCTACCCGCTGCTGCGCCCGGTGGGCCTGCTCGGCGGGGCCGGGCTGACCGCGGTGTTCGTGCTGCACGGGCTGACCTTCCTGCGCCTGAAGACCGCCGGGGCGCTGCGCGCGGAGGCCGGCCGGCTCCTCGCCCCGGTGGCGGCGGCGGCGATCCTGCTCGGCGGGGCCTTCGCGCTGGTGGTGCAGCTCGGCCACGGCAAGGACTGGACCTGGGCGGCGGCCGGGGTCGCCGCGGCGGGGCTGCTGGCCGGGGCCGCCGCCGCGGCCCGGGGCCGCGACGGGATCGCCTTCACCGCCACCGCGGCGGCCGTGATCGCGGTCACCGTGCTCGCCTTCGGCGCCATGTTCCCCCTGGTGTGGCCGGGCCTGGACGTGCACGCGGCGGCCTCCAGCGCGTACACCCTGAAGGTGATGACCTGGGCGGCGGCGGTGATGACCCCGCTGGTGATGATCTACCAGGGCTGGACCTACTGGGTGTTCCGCCGCCGGATCACCGCCGAGCGGGTCGGATGAGGCCGATCGATCCGCGGCTGCTGCGGATCTCCCGGCCCACCCGGCGCTGGATCGCCCTCGCCGCGGCGCTCTCCGCCGCCGGCACCCTGGCCACCATCGGCGCCGGGCTGCTGGTCGGCGCGATCGCCGCGGCCGTGATCGAGGGCCCCGCCCCCGGGGCGCCGGTCCCGCGCACCCTGCTGGCCGCCCTGGTCGCCGTGGGCGCGGCCCGCGGCCTGATCGCCTGGGCGCGGCGCCGGCTGGGCCGCCGGGCCGCCGCGGCCGCGGTGGTCGACCTGCGCGCCCGGGCCCTGGCCCGGCTCGCCGAATCCGATCCGCGCACCGTGGACCGGGCCCGCTGGCGCACCCTGCTGCTCGACGGGATCGAGGGCCTGGGCCCCTACCTCACCGGGTTCCTGCCCGCCCTGGCGGCCACCGCGATCGCCTCCCCGGCGGCGCTGGGGGTGCTGTGGTGGCTGGACCCGGCCTCGGCGGCGATCGCGGCGGTCACGCTGCCGCTGATCCCGCTGTTCATGTGGCTGGTGGGCACCCTGACCCAGGGCCGCACCGAACGCCGGCTGCGCGATGTGGGGGTGCTCGCCGACCAGATGCTGGATCTGGTGGCGGGGCTGCCCACGCTGCGCGCGCACCGGCGCACCGCCACCCCGGCGGCGGAGATCCGGCGGCTGTCCGGGGCGCACCGGGAATCGACCATGGCGGTGCTGCGGGTGGCCTTCCTCTCCGGGTTCGTGCTGGAGTTCCTGGCCACCCTGTCGGTGGCCCTGGTCGCCGTCGGGATCGGCTTCCGGCTGCTGGACGGGTCGATCACCCTCGCCGCGGGGCTCACCGTGCTCGTGATCGTCCCGGAGGCCTACCAGCCGGTGCGCGAGGTCGGCGCCCGCTTCCACGACGCCCAGGACGGGCTGACCGCCACCGGGGAGGTGCTGGCGCTGCTCGACGGGGCCGCCGGCGCCGGCGTCGCCGGCGCCGCCGCACGGGACCGCCACCCCGGTGCGGCGCCGCCGGCGCGGGGCATCCGGGTGGAGTTCCACCGGCTCACCGCCCGCGGCCGGGACGGCGCCCGGCCCCGGGATCTCTGCGGCGTCGCCGAACCGGGGGCGGTGACCGTGCTCGCCGGGCCGAACGGCTCCGGCAAATCCACCGCGCTGCTGGCCCTGCTGGGCATCGCCGTGGACGGGGTCACCGGGGTCGCCCGGGCGGTGGCCGCCGAGGGGGAGCTGCGCGGCGCCGCGCTGTGGGCGCGCACCTCCTACCTGCCGCAGCGCCCGGCGCTGACCCCGGCCCTGGTCGGCGACGCCTCCGGGCTGAGCCTGGGCCAGCGGCAGCGCGCGGCGGTGGCCGCGGAACTGGCCCGGGGCCGGGAGCTGCTGCTGCTCGACGAGCCGACCGCGCACCTGGACCAGGCCAACGCCGCCCGGATGCTCACCCGGCTGCGCGCCGAGGCCGACCGGGGCGCCACGGTGCTCATCGCCTCCCATGATCCCCTGGTGCTCGCCGCCGCCGATCACGTGGTGGAGGTGGGCCGATGATCCGGGCGGTGCTGGCCGGCACACTCACCCTGCTGGCCTCGATCGGGCTCACCGCCACCTCCGCGTGGCTCATCACCCGGGCCTGGCAGATGCCCCCGGTGCTGGATCTGGCGGTGGCGGTGACCGCGGTGCGCGCCCTGGGCATCTCCCGGGCGGTGTTCCGCTACGTCGATCGGCTCGCCGCCCACGATCTGGCGCTGCGCCGGGCCGAGCGGGCCCGGGCCGGGGCGTACGCGGCGGTGGCCGCCGCCCCGCCGGAGCGGGTGGCCGGGCTCACCCGGGGGGCGCTGCTGACCCGGCTGGGCGCGGACGTGGACGCGCTCACCGAGGAGACGGTGCGCGCCCGGGTGCCGGCCCGGGTGGCGCTGGCCACCTCCGCGGTGGCGGTGGCCGGGGTCGCCGCGGCCTCCCCGGCGGCGGCCGCGGTGCTCGCCGCCGGGCTGGCCGCCGCGGGCCTGGCCGCCCCGGCGCTGGCCGCCCGCGCCGAGCGGCGCTCCGGGGCGCGGCGGGCCCGGGCCACCCAGGACCACGTCGCCGCGGTGGACCGGGTGCTCGCCGATGCGGCGGTGCTGCGGGTGCGCGGAACACTGCCGGAGGCCCTGGCGGAGGCGGATCGGGCGGCGCGCCGGCTGGCCGCCGCCGAGGAGCCCGACGCCGCCGCGGCCGGGCTGGCCGCGGCCTCGGCGACGTGGACGGTGGCCGGGGTGCTCGCGGTGGTGCTCGCCGCCGGACCGCAGTCCCCGCAGTGGGTGGGCGTGCTGGCGCTGCTGCCGCTGGCCGCCTTCGAGGCGGTCGCCGGCCTGCCCGCCGCGGCGGTGACCAGGGAGCGCGCCCGCGCCGCCCGGTCGCGGCTGGCCGGCCTCGCCGGGGCGGACGAGCCCGCCCCGGCCGCGCCCGGCGCGCCGGCCGAGGCGGCGCAGGCGGCGGAGGCCGATCCGGAGCCCCGGCTGCGGGCGCGCGGCCTGGAGCTCATCCGCGGCAGCCTCGGCACCGTGGACCTGGACCTGCCCTTCGGCTCCCGGCTGCGGGTGACCGCGCCCTCGGGGGCGGGCAAGACCACCCTGCTGCTCACCCTGGCCGGGCTGCTGCCCGCCGCGGCCGGCCGGGTGCGCCCCGGCGGGGACCGGATCACCTGCATCACCGAGGACGCGCACGTCTTCGCCACCACCATCCGGGACAACCTGGCGCTCGGCGCGCCGGAGGCCACGGACGCGGAGATGGCCGCGGTGCTCGCCGCGGTGGGCCTCGGCGACTGGCTGGCCGGGCTGCCCCGGGGGCTGGCCACGGTGCTCGCCGGCGGCGCCGGGGATCTCTCCGGGGGCCAGCGCCGTCGGCTGCTGCTGGCCCGGGCGCTGCTCACCGAATCGCCGATCCTGCTGCTCGACGAACCCGACGAGCACCTCGACGACGCCGGCGCGGCGGCCCTGGAGCGGCTGCTGGCCGCCCCGGAGCTGCCCGGGGCGCGGCCGCGGCGCACCGTGGTCGTCGCCTCCCATCCCCGATTTCACGCCGGGCTGCTGCCGGTGCGACAATTCCCGGCGTGACCGCGCTGCGCATCGGACCCCTCGACCTGGCCTCGCCGGTGATCCTGGCCCCCATGGCCGGGGTCACCGACGCGGCCTTCCGCACCCTGTGCCGGGAGCGGGAGCGGGCGCTGACCGGCACCGTCAGCGGCCTCTACGTCTGCGAGATGATCACCGCCCGGGCCCTGGTCGAGCGCAATGAGAAGACCCTGCGGATGACCGCCTTCGCCCCGGACGAGTCGCCCCGGTCGATGCAGCTCTACACCACCGACCCGGAGTGGACCTTCCGGGCGGCGCGGATGATCGCCGAGGAGGGCATCGCCGATCACCTGGACATGAACTTCGGCTGCCCGGTGCCGAAGGTCACCCGGCGCGGCGGCGGGGCGGCGCTGCCCTACAAGCGGCGGCTCTTCGCCGACATCGTCGACGCCGCGGTGCGCGGGGTCGCCGACTCCGGGATCCCGGTGACCGTGAAGTTCCGGGTGGGCATCGACGAGGGGCACAAGACGCACCTGGACGCCGGCCGGATCGCCGCGGACCAGGGGGCGGCGGCGGTGGCGCTGCATGCGCGCACCGCGGCGCAGCGCTACTCCGGCACCGCGGACTGGTCCGAGATCGCCCGCCTGGTGGAGCACATGTCCGGCACCGGGGTGCCGGTGCTGGGCAACGGGGACATCTTCGCCGCCGGCGACGCCCGGGCGATGATGTCCGCCACCGGCTGCGACGGGGTGGTGGTGGGCCGCGGCTGCCTGGGCCGGCCCTGGCTGTTCGCGCAGCTCTCCGCGGATCTGCGCGGGGCCCCGGTGCCGCCGGCGCCGACCCTGGCGGAGGTCGCCGGGATCATCTCCCGGCACGCCCGGCTGATGGCGCACTTCGACGACGAGGCCCGGGCCTGCCGGGACATCCGCAAGCACATCGGCTGGTACCTGCGCGGCTACCCCGCCGGGGGCCGGCTGCGCGCCGAGCTGACCCGGGTGCGCGGGCTCGACGAGCTCGACGAGCTGCTGGCGCCGCTGGCCGAGGGCGAGCACGCCGGGGCGCGGCCGGTGGACGCCGACGGCCCGCGGGGCCGGCAGGGCTCCCCGGCCAAGGTGGCGCTGCCGGAGGGCTGGCTCGACGATCCGGAGGATCCGAGCGTGCCGGCGGGGGCGGATCTCATGCACTCCGGGGGCTGAGCGGCGCCGCGCGCGGGCGGGCCGGGGCCTCTACTATGGGGGACCATGCGCACCGTGTACCGAGAGCAGATGGACACCTTCGCCCATGATCTCATCCTCATGTGCGATCACATCCACGCCATGCACCGCAACGCGGCCCGGGCGCTGCTCGAGGCGGACCTGGAGCTGGCCGAATCGGTGCTCTCCGAGGTGGATCGGCTCGACGAGCTGCGGGTGCGCTGCGAGGACCGGGCCTTCGAGCTGCTCGCCCTGGAGGCCCCGGTGGCCCGGGACCTGCGCCAGATCGTCTCCGGGATCTCGATCGTGGAGGATCTCTCCCGGATGGGGGCGCTGAGCGTGCACATCGCCACCACCGCCCGGCGCCGGCACCCGGAGCGCACCCTGCCGGCGGACGTGGAGGGCTTCTTCCGGGAGATGGCCTCGGTGTGCGGGCGGATCACCGAGTCGATGCGGGAGATCCTGATCACCTACGACGTGGAGCTGGCGCTGTCCATGGCCCAGGACGATGACGGGGTCGACGACATCCACCACCACCTGTTCACGCTCACCACGAACGAGGATCGGTGGCCGCACGGCTCCCGGGCCACCGTGGACGTGACCCTGCTGTCCCGCTACTTCGAGCGCTACGCCGATCACGCCGTGGAGATCGCCGCCCGGGTGGTGTACATGGCCACCGGGTACAAGCCGGCGGAGTACCTGGACCGGCGCGAATCCGAGGCCGACGACCGCCAGATCCGGGAGCGGCTGGCGAAGCTGGAGCGGCATTTCGACAACTAGGGGCCCCGCGCCCGCGGGCCCGCCCCGGGCGCCGCGACGCCCCGCCGGCCGCGATCGCGGCGGGCGGGGCGTCGCCCTCCCCGGGCGGGGCTCAGCCGAAGCGGCCGGAGATGTAGTCCTCGGTCTCCTTCTTGTCCGGGTTCTCGAAGATCTTGCGGGTGTCGCCGACCTCCACCAGCTCCCCGGGCTTGCCGGTGGCCTCCAGGGAGAAGAAGGCGGTCTGGTCGGACACCCGGGCCGCCTGCTGCATGTTGTGGGTGACGATGACGATGGTGAACTCCTCCTTGAGCTGGTGGATCAGATCCTCCACGGCCAGGGTGGAGATCGGGTCCAGCGCGGAGCAGGGCTCGTCCATGAGCAGCACCTCCGGCTCCACCGCGATCGCGCGGGCGATGCACAGCCGCTGCTGCTGGCCGCCGGAGAGCCCGCCGCCGGGCTTGTCCAGGCGGTCCTTGACCTCCTCCCACAGGTTCGCCGAGCGCAGCGAGCGCTCCGCGACCTCGCGCAGCCGGGCCTTGTCGCGCACCCCGGACAGGCGCAGCCCGGCGACCACGTTGTCCTCGATGGACATGGTCGGGAAGGGGTTGGCCTTCTGGAAGACCATGCCGATGGTGTTGCGCACCGCGACGGGGTCGACCTTGCGGTCGTAGATGTCCTCCCCGTCGAGGAGCACCCGGCCGGTGACCCGGGCGCCCGGGATGACCTCGTGCATCCGGTTCATGGAGCGCAGGACGGTGGATTTGCCGCAGCCGGAGGGGCCGATGAAGGCGGTCACGGAGCGCGGCGGCACATGCAGGTTGACGTTCTGCACGGCGTGGAAGTCGCCGTAGTAGATGTCGACGTCGTGGAGGTCGAGGCGCTTGGCCATGGTGGGGCGGTACCTTTCGGGCGGTCGGGGCGGCCGGGCCGGGGCGGGTCGCGCCCCGCCGGCGGCGGGCGGGGCTAGTTTTTGACGGAGAACTTCGCGGAGATGAGCCGCGCGATGACGTTGATGGCCGCGATGATGAGGACCAGGGTCAGCGCCGCGCCCCACATCTTGTCGAAGGCCGAACCGGTGGAGCCGGACTTGTACATGTCCAGCATGAACAGCGGCAGCGAGGACTGGGACTGGCCGAAGGGGTCCCAGGTGATGATCCGGGAGGTGGCCACCAGGATGAGCATCGGCGCGGATTCGCCCATCACCCGGGCCACCGCGAGCATCACCCCGGTGACGATCCCGGACAGCGCGGTGGGCAGCACGATCCGGGCGATGGTCTTCCACTTCGGCACGCCCAGGGCGTAGGAGGCCTCCCGCAGGTCGGCGGGCACCACCCGCAGCATCTCCTCGGTGTTGCGCACCACCAGCGGCAGCATGAGCAGCACCAGGGCCAGGGAGACCGCGAACCCGGAGCGGCTCATCCCGAACATGACCACCCACATGGAGTAGATGAACAGGCTGGCCACGATGGAGGGCACCCCGGAGAGGATGTCCACGGTGAAGGTGGTCACCCGGCCCAGCCGGGAGCCGCCGGCGTACTCGACGAGGTAGATGGCCACGAACACCCCGACCGGGATGGTCAGCGCGGAGGTGACCACCGCCTGCACCAGGGTGCCGACGATGGCGTGCGCGGCCCCGCCGGCGGCGGCGCCGGCGGTGACCCCCAGCTGGGAGGTGGACCACCAGGCGGGGTCGAGCACCATCGGCAGCCCGCGGCGGACCACCTCCAGCAGCACCCAGGCCAGGGGGATGAGCGCGGCGGCCATGGACAGGTGGATGACCGCGGTGGCCAGCCGGTCCCGGGACAGCCGGGCGGCGGAGATCGGGGTGAAGGTGGTCTCCGCGGTGGGCACCGGCGCGGCGGCGTCGAGTGCGGTGTCGTCTCGGTTCATGGGGATCAGCCCTTGTTCTTCGCCACCGCGCGGGCGGCGGTGTTGACCAGGAAGGTGAGCAGGAACAGCACCAGGCCGGCGGACATGTAGGCGCCGGCCTTGAGATCGTCGTTGAACTCCGGCGCCGCATTGGCGATCGCGGTGGCGAAGGTGGTGCCGCCGTCGAGCAGGGAGGCGCGGAAGGAGGAGGTCGGCGCGATCACCATGTACAGCGCCATGGTCTCGCCGAGGGCGCGGCCCAGGCCGAGCATGGATCCGGAGATGTACCCGGATTTGCCGAAGGGCAGCACCGCCAGCCGGGTGGTCTCCCAGCGGGTGGCGCCCAGCGCCAGGGCGGCCTCGATATGCCCGCGCGGGGTCTGCGTGAACACCTCGCGGGTGGTCGCCGCGATCACCGGCAGGATCATGATGGCCAGCACCACCCCGCCGGTGAAGAGGTTGCGCCCGGTGGCGTAGGCCGGGGAGTTGGCGTAGTGGGTGAACAGGAAGAGGCCGCCGGCGCGGGTGCCGAGGAACTCGTAGAGGGCGGACAGCGCCGGGCCCAGGGCCATGAAGCCCCACAGGCCGTAGACGATGGAGGGCACCGCGGCGAGCAGGTCCACCAGGAAGGACAGCGGGCGCACCAGCCGCTTCGGGGCGTAGCTGGTGAGGTAGATGGCGATGCCCAGGGCCACCGGCATGGCCAGGGCCAGCGCCACCAGGCTCACCGTCACCGTGGCCAGGAACAGGTTCGGGATGCCGAAGGCCATCGCGGAGGTGTCGGAGAGGTCCCAGTCCGCGGAGTAGGTGAGGAAGTTCGCGGCGTTGTTGCCCAGGGCGGGGGCGGCGCGCAGCAGCAGGAACACCGCGATGGCCACGATCATGGCCGTGGTCAGGGAGGAGGAGCCCACCGCGAGCAGCCGGAAGATCCGGTCGCCGGGGCGCACCACGGACGCGGCGGCGTCCGGGGCCGGGGCGGCCGGCGGCGCGGCGGGGGGCTCCTCGCGGGCCGGGGACCGGGTGCCGGTCGCGGGCGCGGGGGTGATCATGTCCATTCGGTCCTTCGCTTCTCGATCCCGCCCCCGCCGCCCGCGCGGGGGCGGCGGCGGGGCGCGGCGGGGCTAGTTGATGGAGTCGACGGCGGCGGCGAGCTTGTCCTTGAACTCGCCCTCCACCGGGATGTAGCCCAGCTCGGCGAGCTCCTCGTCCTGGCCGGTCTCCAGCACCACGTGCAGGAAGTTCTTCAGCAGGTCCCGGGTCTGCTCGTCGTAGCCGGCGGAGCAGACGATCTCGTAGGTGGTGAGCACCAGCGGGTAGGCGCCGGACTCGGTCATCGCGAACAGCTTCTCCGCGTCGACCACCATGTTCGCGCCCTCCCCGGAGTACTCCAGGTTGGACAGGGCGGTGTTCACCGTCTCCGGGGTGAGCTCCACCGGGCCGGCGCCGAAGTCGATGGCGGCGATGCCCAGGCCCTTGTCCTTGGCGAAGCCGGACTCGACGTAGGTGATGGCGCCCGGCACCTGGGAGACCTCGTCGGCCACCCCGGCCGAGCCGCTGGCCCCGGAGCCGGTGGCCGAGGGGAAGGACTTGGAGTGCTCGAGGCGCCAGTCCTCCGGGGCGGCGGCGGAGAGGAACTTCATGAAGTTGTCGGAGGTGCCGGACTCCTCGGAGCGGTACACCACCTTGATCCCCTCGGCGGGCAGCGCCACGCCCTCGTTGACCTCGGCGATCGCCGGGTCGTCCCAGGAGGTGATCTTCCCGTCGAAGATCCGGGCGATGAGCGAGGGGGTCAGGGTCAGGTCCACGCCCTCGAGGTTGTAGGCCACCGCCACCGGGCCGATCACCATCGGCAGGTGCAGGGCGTCGTTGCCGCCGCAGCGCTCCTTCGCGGCGGCCACCTGCTCATCCTTCAGCGGGGAGTCGGAGCCGGCGAAGGCGACCTGGCCGTCGATGAACCGGGACTGCCCGGAGCCGGAGCCGGTGGCGTTGTAGGACAGGGTGGAGCCGGGGGCGGCGACCTCGAACAGCGAGGCGAACTGGTCCATGGCGCGCTGCTGCGAGGTGGCGCCCTCGCCCTGCAGCTCGCCGCTGACGTCGGCCAGGCCCTCGACCTGGTCAGCGCCGGTGCCGCCGCCCTCGGAGCAGGCGGTGAGGGCGAGGCCGGCGGCGGCGGCGAGGCCGAGGGCGGCGAGGCGGGTGGGGCGGTGGATCACGGGGTTCCTCCGGGGTTCGGGGGCCGGCCCCCGCGTGGGCGGGCGCGGCCCGGGGTCTGGGCCGGCGGGGGCCGGGTCGGCCCCACGTCCGCGAGCGAAGGTAGGCGGCGCGGGTGGCCGCCGCCTGGTCGGCGGATGAACCCCGGGTGAACGGGGGGCGTAACTT containing:
- a CDS encoding cytochrome ubiquinol oxidase subunit I: MDIVDISRWQFGITTVYHFIFVPLTIGLAPMVALMQTIWAVTRDERWDRLARFFGTILLVNFAMGVATGIVQEFQFGMNWSEYSRMVGDVFGGPLALEGLVAFFMESVFLGLWIFGRGRIPVWAHTAAIWLVAIGVNVSAYFIIVANSFMQHPVGAVYNPDTGRAELVDIVALLTNPTALAAFPHAVAGSFLTAGTFVLGIAGWWMMRDRDRAERHRPALTMGLWTTVVSSVAVFLTGDIQAKLMFVQQPMKMASAESLCRTETDPWFSVLTIGTHNNCDSVRHLIELPWVLPFLAEGRFSGVTLQGVQDLQAQAVARFGPGNYTPNLFVTYWSFRAMIGLMAGSLALAAISWWLTRGGRLPAGRAGRLLSLASLAALPFPFLANSAGWIFTEMGRQPWVVHPNPESAGDPRTELIRMTVDMGVTDHAPLNVIISLVGFTLVYAALAVVWFRLLRRVVRAGLPEGPAGAPPAAGGDGPDPGEGADPQAPRPVRFTAAGGPAGKES
- the cydB gene encoding cytochrome d ubiquinol oxidase subunit II, translating into MSGIDLPLLWFIIIAFLFAGYFLLEGFDFGVGILLPVLGRDEARRAALLRTIGPVWDGNEVWLITAGGALFAAFPEWYASMFSGFYLPLFLILLALIVRIVGLEWRAKVDGDRWRAWCDAGIIIGSWAPPVLWGVAVANLVAGVPADAHLVYPLLRPVGLLGGAGLTAVFVLHGLTFLRLKTAGALRAEAGRLLAPVAAAAILLGGAFALVVQLGHGKDWTWAAAGVAAAGLLAGAAAAARGRDGIAFTATAAAVIAVTVLAFGAMFPLVWPGLDVHAAASSAYTLKVMTWAAAVMTPLVMIYQGWTYWVFRRRITAERVG
- a CDS encoding ABC transporter transmembrane domain-containing protein is translated as MRPIDPRLLRISRPTRRWIALAAALSAAGTLATIGAGLLVGAIAAAVIEGPAPGAPVPRTLLAALVAVGAARGLIAWARRRLGRRAAAAAVVDLRARALARLAESDPRTVDRARWRTLLLDGIEGLGPYLTGFLPALAATAIASPAALGVLWWLDPASAAIAAVTLPLIPLFMWLVGTLTQGRTERRLRDVGVLADQMLDLVAGLPTLRAHRRTATPAAEIRRLSGAHRESTMAVLRVAFLSGFVLEFLATLSVALVAVGIGFRLLDGSITLAAGLTVLVIVPEAYQPVREVGARFHDAQDGLTATGEVLALLDGAAGAGVAGAAARDRHPGAAPPARGIRVEFHRLTARGRDGARPRDLCGVAEPGAVTVLAGPNGSGKSTALLALLGIAVDGVTGVARAVAAEGELRGAALWARTSYLPQRPALTPALVGDASGLSLGQRQRAAVAAELARGRELLLLDEPTAHLDQANAARMLTRLRAEADRGATVLIASHDPLVLAAADHVVEVGR
- the cydC gene encoding thiol reductant ABC exporter subunit CydC, whose protein sequence is MIRAVLAGTLTLLASIGLTATSAWLITRAWQMPPVLDLAVAVTAVRALGISRAVFRYVDRLAAHDLALRRAERARAGAYAAVAAAPPERVAGLTRGALLTRLGADVDALTEETVRARVPARVALATSAVAVAGVAAASPAAAAVLAAGLAAAGLAAPALAARAERRSGARRARATQDHVAAVDRVLADAAVLRVRGTLPEALAEADRAARRLAAAEEPDAAAAGLAAASATWTVAGVLAVVLAAGPQSPQWVGVLALLPLAAFEAVAGLPAAAVTRERARAARSRLAGLAGADEPAPAAPGAPAEAAQAAEADPEPRLRARGLELIRGSLGTVDLDLPFGSRLRVTAPSGAGKTTLLLTLAGLLPAAAGRVRPGGDRITCITEDAHVFATTIRDNLALGAPEATDAEMAAVLAAVGLGDWLAGLPRGLATVLAGGAGDLSGGQRRRLLLARALLTESPILLLDEPDEHLDDAGAAALERLLAAPELPGARPRRTVVVASHPRFHAGLLPVRQFPA
- the dusB gene encoding tRNA dihydrouridine synthase DusB, whose product is MAGVTDAAFRTLCRERERALTGTVSGLYVCEMITARALVERNEKTLRMTAFAPDESPRSMQLYTTDPEWTFRAARMIAEEGIADHLDMNFGCPVPKVTRRGGGAALPYKRRLFADIVDAAVRGVADSGIPVTVKFRVGIDEGHKTHLDAGRIAADQGAAAVALHARTAAQRYSGTADWSEIARLVEHMSGTGVPVLGNGDIFAAGDARAMMSATGCDGVVVGRGCLGRPWLFAQLSADLRGAPVPPAPTLAEVAGIISRHARLMAHFDDEARACRDIRKHIGWYLRGYPAGGRLRAELTRVRGLDELDELLAPLAEGEHAGARPVDADGPRGRQGSPAKVALPEGWLDDPEDPSVPAGADLMHSGG
- the phoU gene encoding phosphate signaling complex protein PhoU → MRTVYREQMDTFAHDLILMCDHIHAMHRNAARALLEADLELAESVLSEVDRLDELRVRCEDRAFELLALEAPVARDLRQIVSGISIVEDLSRMGALSVHIATTARRRHPERTLPADVEGFFREMASVCGRITESMREILITYDVELALSMAQDDDGVDDIHHHLFTLTTNEDRWPHGSRATVDVTLLSRYFERYADHAVEIAARVVYMATGYKPAEYLDRRESEADDRQIRERLAKLERHFDN
- the pstB gene encoding phosphate ABC transporter ATP-binding protein PstB gives rise to the protein MAKRLDLHDVDIYYGDFHAVQNVNLHVPPRSVTAFIGPSGCGKSTVLRSMNRMHEVIPGARVTGRVLLDGEDIYDRKVDPVAVRNTIGMVFQKANPFPTMSIEDNVVAGLRLSGVRDKARLREVAERSLRSANLWEEVKDRLDKPGGGLSGGQQQRLCIARAIAVEPEVLLMDEPCSALDPISTLAVEDLIHQLKEEFTIVIVTHNMQQAARVSDQTAFFSLEATGKPGELVEVGDTRKIFENPDKKETEDYISGRFG